A genomic region of Eucalyptus grandis isolate ANBG69807.140 chromosome 5, ASM1654582v1, whole genome shotgun sequence contains the following coding sequences:
- the LOC104444877 gene encoding protein kinase PINOID, producing the protein MIEHRRDSDGELSSVETLNSSHGSSMSSSSRGSCSSFSRLSFDAALLDHHHPGPASAAEALAIKPHRSSSDSVYSAMLRRGTRPGFRDFRLHRRIGSGDIGTVFLCSLKGRDGDPAADGGEPLYAMKVVDKEVVEKKQKSQRAEMERRILKMVDHPFLPTLYAEFEASHFSCIVMEYCSGGDLHSLRHKQPNKRFSLAAARFYAAEVLVALEYLHMLGIIYRDLKPENVLVRSDGHIMLSDFDLSLCSDAIPAVESPSAATPDPSPASPTPSRQAATATAAAAAAAAPAAPPSHSPFSCLPIPNRLFRSRKIQSLTQGSRLFVAEPVGARSQSFVGTHEYVAPEVASGGSHGNAVDWWALGIFIYEMLYGRTPFAGASNKATLRNIVEKPLAFPRPDAPATAQELHARDLIAGLLSKDPARRLGSRRGAADVKKHPFFKGLNFALVRSLTPPEIPGPRLRRQRTTTAAATTFSRRQATAFDYF; encoded by the exons CTCAGCAGCGTCGAGACCTTGAATTCGAGCCACGGCAGTTCGATGAGCAGCAGCTCCCGCGGCAGCTGCAGCAGCTTCAGCCGCCTCTCCTTCGACGCGGCCCTGCTCGACCACCATCACCCCGgccccgcctccgccgccgaGGCCCTCGCCATAAAGCCGCACCGCTCCTCCTCCGACTCCGTCTACTCCGCCATGCTCCGCCGCGGCACGCGGCCCGGGTTCCGCGACTTCCGGCTCCACCGCCGCATCGGCTCCGGCGACATCGGCACCGTCTTCCTCTGCAGCCTCAAGGGCCGCGACGGGGATCCGGCGGCGGACGGGGGCGAGCCGCTGTACGCGATGAAGGTGGTGGACAAGGAGGTGGtggagaagaagcagaagagcCAGAGGGCGGAGATGGAGCGGAGGATCCTGAAGATGGTGGACCACCCGTTCCTGCCCACCCTCTACGCCGAGTTCGAGGCCTCCCACTTCTCGTGCATTGTCATGGAGTACTGCTCCGGCGGCGACCTCCACTCGCTCCGCCACAAGCAGCCCAACAAGCGCTTCTCTCTCGCCGCCGCAAG GTTTTATGCGGCCGAAGTGCTGGTGGCGCTAGAGTACCTCCACATGCTCGGAATCATCTACAGGGACCTAAAGCCCGAGAACGTGTTGGTCAGATCGGACGGTCACATCATGCTCTCTGACTTTGACCTCTCCCTCTGCTCCGACGCCATCCCGGCCGTCGAATCCCCGTCGGCGGCGACGCCGGATCCCTCCCCCGCCTCGCCCACTCCCTCCCGGCAGGCGGCCACCGCcacagccgccgccgccgccgccgccgcccccgccgccccgCCTTCCCATTCGCCGTTCTCCTGCCTCCCCATCCCCAACCGGCTCTTCCGGTCGCGCAAGATCCAGAGCCTCACCCAGGGCAGCCGGCTGTTCGTGGCCGAGCCGGTCGGCGCCCGGTCGCAGTCCTTCGTCGGGACGCACGAGTACGTGGCGCCCGAGGTGGCCTCCGGCGGGTCCCACGGCAACGCCGTCGACTGGTGGGCCCTCGGGATCTTCATCTACGAGATGCTCTACGGCCGCACGCCCTTCGCCGGCGCCTCCAACAAGGCCACGCTCCGCAACATCGTCGAGAAGCCCCTCGCCTTCCCCCGCCCCGACGCGCCCGCCACCGCCCAGGAGCTCCACGCCCGCGACCTCATCGCCGGCCTCCTCAGCAAGGACCCGGCCCGGAGACTCGGGTCGAGGCGCGGGGCCGCCGACGTCAAGAAGCACCCCTTCTTCAAGGGCCTAAACTTCGCCCTCGTCCGGTCGCTGACGCCGCCGGAGATCCCCGGCCCAAGGCTGAGACGGCAGCGGAcaacgacggcggcggcaacgaCGTTTTCCAGGAGACAAGCGACGGCCTTCGATTACTTCtga